The genomic stretch TCCACCCTCACATTTCCTTTCTCGTCGACGGCCACCTCCGCCACTTGCGAAAGATAGCTTCCAAAGGCGAACTGAAGTGAGACGCCCCTGCCCTTTCCGCGAGGCATCGGCTGACCCCAGCCGGCCTTCTGCACGGCAAGATCCAGGACCGCCAAAGCTCGGGGATTGTGAGCTAGAAGATTCCTGCGGAATTCGACGGGATCCTGCCTGGCCGCTGAGGCCAGCTCATCCATGAAGCTCTCGACGATGAAGACGTTGTGTACCGGTCCTACACCACGCCAAAACCCGGTCGTAATGCCGGGCGGCTCGGCCCGAACGTATTCGACGAGAATGTTGGGAATTGCGTAGGGCGGCTCGGCAGCCCCTTCGATCGCATCGAAATCCAAACCGTTTTTGAACAGGGGCGGAGAAAACCGGGCCACGACCGAAGAGCCGCATACCCGATGGTGCCACGCGACAGGTCTTCCCGCCTCGTCGAGACCCGCCGATATCCGATCGTAGTAGTAGGGTCGGTATAGATCGTGCTGGATGTCCTCCTCGCGGCTCCAGATCACCTTGACGGGACCGTCGATCTGCTTGGCAATTTTGACCGCGAGAAGGGTACCATCTGGCTCAAGCCGACGGCCGAAGCCTCCACCCAAATACTGATTGTGGATCACAATGGCTTCCTTCGGCATTCCAGTGAGCGTCGCGACCGCGCCTGCGTAACGGTGGGCTGCTGCGTGCCGACCCAGATTTCGCAGATGTCCTTCCGATAGTGCACCGTGCAATTCATCGGCTCCATGGCTGCGTGAGCCAGAAACGGCAACTCATAGACCGCGTCCAAACGCCGAGCCGCGCCGGAGAACGCCTGCTCGAACTGGCCCTCGTTTCTCGCCACGACCCCCGGGCTTTCGGATGCCTTCTTGAGCTGCTCGACGAGCTTCTTACTATCTATCGAGGCGTTAGGACCGTCGTCCCACTGTATCGCGGCGGCTTCCAAACCCTTCTTGGCAGCGCCCATATGGTCGGCAACGACGGCTACCGCCTTATCGACCGCGACCACCTGATGCACACCCTTGATCGCGAGTGCCGCGCTCTGGTTCACGGCCTTGGGTCTTCCTCCAAGCACCGGAGATATTGCTATCGCCGCGACCTTCAGGCCCGGCAGCACCACGTCGATTCCGAACTGCGTTCGTCCACTGATCTTGTCGGGAGCCTCAAGTCTCTTCGGGGATGTTCCAATGAGACTGAACTGTCCTTGCTCCTTCAGCTTGATGCGATCGAGAGCGGGAGGTCCCGATTCGGCCGCGGATCGCAGCAAGTCCCGATAGGGCAGCGACCTGGCGCCCGACGGATGCAAAACCACTCCATCCTTGACGGTGCAGGCCGCCGGGTCGACTTTCCAACGCCGGGCCGCCGCCGCGACCAACATGAGGCGCGCCGCGGCGCCAGCTTGCCGAAGGGGTAACCAGAAACCCCGGATCGAGGCTGACAATCCTGTCGCCTGTAAATGCAGGAACGGATTGGCGTAGAGGGCGTCATTCGGAGGCGCGTGTTCGACCTCGATCTGGTCGAGCTTGACTTCGAGCTCCTCCGCCAAGAGCATCGAGAGCGAGGTATAGACCCCCTGCCCCATCTCGACTGACGGTATGGTCAAGCGTACGCGGCCGTCGGGCTCAATTCTCACGAACGCATTCAAGATCGCGCCGCTATCGCTTCCATCAGCCATGGACCAGGACGGCAGGGCAACCGCCAGGGCGAGTCCCCCTGCCGCGGTCGCACCGACCTTCAGGAGCGCTCTGCGAGAGACTCTTGCTTCGTCTGCGCCCGATACTGGCCGCGTGAGCGTGTCGGTGGTTTGCCGCATTGTTAACGCCCTCCCTCGCTCGCGTATTTTATGGCAGCTCGAATGCGATTGTAGGTGCCGCATCGGCATACATTGCCGGACATCGCGTCGTTTATCTCCGAGTCCGTCGGGCGTGGATTGCTCGCCAGCAGCGCAGCTGCCGCCATGATCTGCCCCGACTGACAATATCCGCACTGAACGACGTCTTGATCGAGCCAAGCCCGCTGCACCTTCCGGCCAGCAGGAGTCTCGCCGATGGCTTCGATAGTAGTCACTGCGGCCTCCCCGACACTGTCGACCGTGGTGATGCAAGATCGTGTCGCCGCGCCGTCTATGTGAACCGTACAAGCGCCGCAAAGCGCCATACCGCATCCAAACTTCGTTCCTGTCATCTTGAGAACGTCGCGCAGCACCCATAGCAGGGGCGTCTCGCCGTCCACGTCCACCTTATGCGACTTCCCATTTATCTTGAGAACGTATGTCATCCCGCACCAATCCCGCACCAATAGAGTGTTGAGGAACGAGATCTATATTGCAGCCCGAACGGACCGTCGCTCGCGGGATTGCTTTGATGCCCGCGTTATTGCCGCCAGTTTCGTCGATCCTGCTATGGATCTATCGGCGATAGGACCTCGGCGTCACCCCCACCACCCGCCGAAAGGCGGTCGCAAAATGCGATGGATTCTCATATCCACATCTGGCGGCAATGGTCGGAATCGTTTCGTTCCGGCCCTGCAAGAGGCTCTTTGCCTCTTCCATGCGAAGGAAGGTCAGACGCTGCAGGGGAGTCTGCCCATACAGCTTCTTGTACAATCTCAGCAGGTGGAACCGACTGACTCCTGCCTCGCGCGCCAGATCCTCCAGACTCACTGCGGACGCGAGATTCTCGCGCATGAAGTCTTCGACCTTGCGCAGCCGGCCGTCGCTCGGATTGCGGTAGTGCGGCTCCCCGTAGCGGCCGTACCTGACCAAGAGATGGGCGGCCAACATCTCTCCCGCAGTCTGAGCATAAAGATCTGGCGCGGATTCTTGAAACGCAGCGCTCAGACTCAGCATCAGCTGGCTCACCAGGGGATCGCTGCTTCCGATACCGCTCGGCAAGATCGGGGCCGCGGGACCTTTACGCCTGAGTTCTCGTGCAACGCGTTCGATGGTCGCGGCCGGAAGATGGAGCTGCAGGTTGCTGTGTGTCGTGTTGCCCCGCCATCGCAGTGTAGCGGCTTGTCCCGGAGCCGTCATACCAATGTGACCCGGCTCGGAATGAGAGTGCTGCCAGCCGTTGCGATAGCGGACCTCCAGGTCGCAGGAGCCACCGGTAACGAGAACGATCAAATGATCGCGAGTAGCGGGAGTTACGAATTCCTCGGCCTCTGCCGGATCCTCATAGGCCCGGATCAGCAGCGAGCGCCAACCGGCTCGCCAGCTGCAGGCCGTCATTGTGGCGCGCAAGTGCTTGTGCGCATCGAGGCTAGAAATTATCGTCCCCAAGTCGGGTCTCCGCACCGGCAGTGACGGTAGGATAGATCAACTCTCACCTGAATGAAGTCCATTCTCGTTTTGCTGGATACAACTACTACTCCGGCACCTAATGAACGCCAACAGATAGCTCCACAGCTATCTGTTGGCTCGAAAAGGTCAACGCAAAGAGACCCGCTCCGGCGAAGAACCGGATCAAGCGTCGGTCAAGATGAGCCACATGGCCATCGTTCCTCGGGCCGCCTCAGCTGGCGACCTCTGCCTTTTACTTGCACGCCAGCGCTATGGATTTCAAACGGCGCACAAATCATTTTCAAGTTGTTAGCGGGACCTGAAAACACCGATCGTCTTTCGGTCAGGTTCTCACCCAGCGTCCACATTGCCAACCCGCCCGCCCAGCTCATCCACCAGCACGCGCGTGTTCTCGCTGTAGTCGATCGGCACCGCGACGATGTGGACGCCGCCGGCCGCGAACGCGGCTTCCAGCGTCGGAACCAGGTCGGCGGCGGAGGCGACGCGATGACCGTGGCCGCCATAGGACTCGGCATAAGTGACGAAATCCGGATTACCAAAAGTCATGCCGAAGTCGGTGAAGTGATCGACCGCCTGCTTCCAGCGGATCATGCCATAGGCAAAATCCTCGACGATCACGACCACCAGATCAAGCTTCAGCCGCACCGCGGTTTCCAGCTCCTGGCTGTTCATCATGAAACCGCCGTCGCCACACAGCGCCATCACAGGGCGATGAGGGTTGAGAAGTTTGGCCGAGATCGCCGAGGGCAATCCCGCGCCCATGGTGGCGAGCGCGTTGTCGAGCAGCAGGGTGTTGGCGACATGGGTGCGGTAATTGCGCGCGAACCAGATCTTGTACATGCCGTTGTCGAGGCAAACGATGCCATCCTCCGGCATCACCGCGCGGACGTCGTGCACGAGACGCTGCGGAATGATCGGGAAGCGCTCGTCCTCGGCGCGCTCGTTGATGTGGGCAAGAATGTTTTTGCGAAGCTCCGGCATACCCTGATCCGGCGTAAGCTTGCCCTCCAGCCGTCCGGCAAGTGCTGCGACGGATGCGCCGATGTCGCCGATCAGCTCGGCGTCGGGATAGAACACCTCCTCCACATTGGCGGAGACGAAGCCGACATGGATCACCTTGGGACCGCCTGTGGCCTTGCCCATCAGGAAAGGCGGCTTCTCCACCGTGTCGTGGCCGATGGCGATGATCAAATCGGCGCGGTCGATCGCGTCATGGACATAATCGCGTTCCGAGAGCGCGGCCGTGCCGAGATAGAGATTCGAGCCGCCGGTGACGGCACCCTTGCCCATCTGGGTGTTGAAGAAGGGAATGCGGGTGCGGCGCACGAAATCGGACAGCGCGTCGACGAGGCGCGGCCGGTTGCCGGCGGCGCCGATCATGATCAGCGGACGTTTTGCCTCCAGGATCATCGCGACCGTTCGATCGATCGCTGCGGCGGACGCCACCGGCCGGTCGACCGGATGCGGCAACATCAGGGGCGCGTCGGCCGGCTCTGCGGCGATGTCCTCGGGCAATTCGAGATGCACGGGGCCCGGCCGTTCCTCGACGGCGACGCGGAAAGCGTCGCGCACCATCGCCGGGATCGAGGCTGCGGAAACGATCTGCCGCGTCATCTTGGTCAGCGGCCGCATCGCGCCCACGATGTCCACGATCTGGAACCGGGCCTGCCGCGCGCTCTTGATCGCCTTCTGGCCGGTGAGCATCAGCATCGGCATGGCGCCGAGATGGGCATAGGCCGCGGCGGTGGTGAAATTCAGCGCGCCGGGCCCGAGCGTCGACAGGCAGACGCCGGGATGCCCGGTCAGCCGGCCGTGGGTCGCCGCCATGAAGGCCGCGGCCTGCTCGTGCCGGGTCAGCACGAGTTTGATCTTCGAATGGCGCAGCGATTCCAGAACGTCGAGGTTTTCCTCGCCGGGCAGCGCGAAGATGCGGTCGACACCTTCGTTCTCCAGCGCCGCCACCAATAGGTCGCAGCCCTTGGCCATCGTTCCGCTCCCTGTTCATGTTGCCGGCACTGCAGCCGTCGCGCACGCATCGATCATGCGACGGGAACCCGGCGACCGCAATCGCAAGCGTCTGAACGGCGATTGCGATCGAAATGCGCAGGATTGCCCGCTCCTGCCGTACACGCGCTGCTCACGGATAACTGATCCAGGCTGTGGAACCGAGGGCGTACCGGTTCGGTTGACGCATGCCGGAGAACCCCCCTGGGACGAGCACCAGGAAAAAAACACTTCACTGAAAAACACTTCACTAAAAAACACTTGGAGATCTAACTGATGCGCAGACTTATCCTCGCCGCCACCGCCCTCGCCTTTGTGTCCTCGACCGTCTCGGCACAAACACCGGACAAGGCCGGAAGCACCACGGCGCCCGCA from Bradyrhizobium sp. Ash2021 encodes the following:
- a CDS encoding 2Fe-2S iron-sulfur cluster-binding protein, coding for MTYVLKINGKSHKVDVDGETPLLWVLRDVLKMTGTKFGCGMALCGACTVHIDGAATRSCITTVDSVGEAAVTTIEAIGETPAGRKVQRAWLDQDVVQCGYCQSGQIMAAAALLASNPRPTDSEINDAMSGNVCRCGTYNRIRAAIKYASEGGR
- a CDS encoding AraC family transcriptional regulator → MGTIISSLDAHKHLRATMTACSWRAGWRSLLIRAYEDPAEAEEFVTPATRDHLIVLVTGGSCDLEVRYRNGWQHSHSEPGHIGMTAPGQAATLRWRGNTTHSNLQLHLPAATIERVARELRRKGPAAPILPSGIGSSDPLVSQLMLSLSAAFQESAPDLYAQTAGEMLAAHLLVRYGRYGEPHYRNPSDGRLRKVEDFMRENLASAVSLEDLAREAGVSRFHLLRLYKKLYGQTPLQRLTFLRMEEAKSLLQGRNETIPTIAARCGYENPSHFATAFRRVVGVTPRSYRR
- a CDS encoding acetolactate synthase large subunit; the encoded protein is MAKGCDLLVAALENEGVDRIFALPGEENLDVLESLRHSKIKLVLTRHEQAAAFMAATHGRLTGHPGVCLSTLGPGALNFTTAAAYAHLGAMPMLMLTGQKAIKSARQARFQIVDIVGAMRPLTKMTRQIVSAASIPAMVRDAFRVAVEERPGPVHLELPEDIAAEPADAPLMLPHPVDRPVASAAAIDRTVAMILEAKRPLIMIGAAGNRPRLVDALSDFVRRTRIPFFNTQMGKGAVTGGSNLYLGTAALSERDYVHDAIDRADLIIAIGHDTVEKPPFLMGKATGGPKVIHVGFVSANVEEVFYPDAELIGDIGASVAALAGRLEGKLTPDQGMPELRKNILAHINERAEDERFPIIPQRLVHDVRAVMPEDGIVCLDNGMYKIWFARNYRTHVANTLLLDNALATMGAGLPSAISAKLLNPHRPVMALCGDGGFMMNSQELETAVRLKLDLVVVIVEDFAYGMIRWKQAVDHFTDFGMTFGNPDFVTYAESYGGHGHRVASAADLVPTLEAAFAAGGVHIVAVPIDYSENTRVLVDELGGRVGNVDAG